A single genomic interval of Pseudorasbora parva isolate DD20220531a chromosome 21, ASM2467924v1, whole genome shotgun sequence harbors:
- the zgc:123217 gene encoding chymotrypsin-like protease CTRL-1 yields the protein MELSVILLSFIALMSVEGSNAQTYDCGVAPLNTRIVGGTDAPAGTWPWQVSIHYNGNHICGGTLIHNQWVVTAAHCIISTDINRWKLYLGRETQSMWPPNTNEVQVSIQSIIKHPKYNDSLFNNDISLMKLSQPVNFTPYIRPICLASKESVFHDATTCWASGWGNIGKDQALSYPQTLQQVEIPVVGSSKCSCQYKSVRDIQITPQMICAGRAKKGTCQGDSGGPLQCKQGSVWVQSGITSFGTSLGCAIEGFSEVFSRVSEFNTWVTDNVEGATIGFVTFKSNGTDGSFKCSATLHFSLYSSFIILFTALISNYLTLTVT from the exons ATGGAGTTGTCAGTGATCTTGCTCAGCTTTATCGCCTTGATGAGTGTGGAGG GCTCAAATGCACAGACATACG ATTGTGGTGTAGCTCCCCTAAACACACGTATAGTGGGTGGCACAGATGCTCCTGCAGGTACATGGCCCTGGCAGGTCAGTATACATTACAATGGCAATCACATCTGCGGAGGAACCCTGATCCACAACCAGTGGGTGGTGACGGCTGCTCACTGCATCATTTC TACTGACATCAACAGATGGAAGTTGTACTTAGGAAGAGAAACCCAGAGCATGTGGCCTCCCAACACAAATGAAGTGCAAGTCAGTATTCAATCCATCATCAAACATCCAAAGTACAACGACTCCCTTTTTAATAATGACATCTCCCTGATGAAACTGAGTCAACCTGTGAACTTCACTCCATACATTCGTCCGATCTGCCTGGCATCTAAAGAAAGTGTCTTCCATGATGCCACAACCTGCTGGGCTTCGGGTTGGGGAAACATTGGCAAAGACC AGGCTTTGTCCTATCCTCAGACTCTGCAGCAGGTGGAAATCCCAGTTGTGGGCAGCTCAAAATGTAGCTGCCAGTATAAGTCAGTACGTGATATTCAAATCACACCACAGATGATTTGTGCAGGGAGAGCGAAAAAAGGAACCTGTCAG GGAGATTCTGGAGGTCCATTACAGTGCAAACAGGGTTCTGTGTGGGTCCAGTCTGGGATCACCAGTTTTGGGACGAGTCTTGGCTGTGCCATAGAAGGTTTCTCAGAGGTGTTTTCACGTGTCTCTGAGTTCAACACTTGGGTCACAGACAATGTGGAGGGAGCCACCATTGGCTTTGTGACATTTAAATCCAACGGCACGGACGGCAGCTTTAAATGCTCAGCCACACTTCACTTCTCCCTCTACTCTAGTTTTATCATTCTCTTCACTGCACTCATCTCAAATTACCTCACACTCACTGTCACTtaa
- the LOC137056513 gene encoding chymotrypsin-like protease CTRL-1, with product MPCPPGTTWAGQGLSGTLLLRETDSSLTPPRREAAPHSQPKTYPRHTQNRELGDCGVTPQFTRIVGGTDAPAGKWPWQVSIHYDGEHICGGTLIHNQWVVTAAHCILSTNISRWTLYLGRKNQSTRPSNTNEVKVSIQSIIIHPEYNDSLSNNDISLMKLSQPVNYSSYIRPICLASKGSVFHDATTCWASGWGNIGKNLSLPAPQSLQQVEIPVVGSSQCSCQYKSVSGIIITPQMICAGRPGKGICQGDSGGPLQCKQGSVWVQSGITSFGTSLGCAIEGFPEVFSRVSEFNTWVTDSVEGATIGFVTFKSNGTDGSFKCSATLHFSLYSSFIILFTALISNYLTLTVT from the exons atgccctgcccaccagggaCGACGTGGGCAGGACAGGGGCTTTCAGGGACGCTGCTGCTTCGGGAGACAGATAGCTCGCTAACGCCTCCTCGACGCGAGGCAGCGCCCCATAGCCAGCCTAAGACGTACCCACGACACACCCAAAATCGAGAACTGGGGG ATTGTGGTGTAACTCCCCAATTTACTCGTATTGTGGGTGGCACAGATGCTCCTGCAGGTAAATGGCCCTGGCAGGTCAGTATACATTACGATGGCGAACACATCTGCGGAGGAACCCTAATCCACAACCAGTGGGTGGTGACGGCAGCTCACTGCATCCTTTC TACTAACATCAGCCGTTGGACATTGTACTTGGGAAGAAAAAACCAGAGCACGCGGCCTTCCAACACAAATGAAGTGAAAGTCAGTATTCAGTCCATCATCATCCATCCAGAGTACAACGACTCCCTTTCGAATAATGACATCTCCCTGATGAAACTGAGTCAACCTGTGAACTACTCTTCATACATTCGTCCGATCTGCCTGGCATCTAAAGGAAGTGTCTTCCATGATGCCACAACCTGCTGGGCTTCGGGTTGGGGAAACATTGGCAAAAACC TGTCTTTGCCAGCTCCTCAGTCTCTGCAGCAGGTGGAAATCCCAGTTGTGGGCAGCTCACAATGTAGCTGCCAGTATAAGTCAGTAAGTGGTATTATAATCACACCACAGATGATTTGTGCAGGAAGACCGGGTAAAGGAATCTGTCAG GGAGATTCTGGAGGTCCATTACAGTGCAAACAGGGTTCTGTGTGGGTCCAGTCTGGGATCACCAGTTTTGGGACGAGTCTTGGCTGTGCCATAGAAGGTTTCCCAGAGGTGTTTTCACGTGTCTCTGAGTTCAACACTTGGGTCACAGACAGTGTGGAGGGAGCCACCATTGGCTTTGTGACATTTAAATCCAACGGCACGGACGGCAGCTTTAAATGCTCAGCTACACTTCACTTCTCCCTCTACTCTAGTTTTATCATTCTCTTCACTGCACTCATCTCAAATTACCTCACACTCACTGTCACTtaa